The Coleofasciculus chthonoplastes PCC 7420 DNA window ACACAAACCCTAAGCTGACCAACAAAATTGCTATCCAGTCCTTAGTCTACCAAACCATCAAGAAAAAATTCAATCTGGTGGCTAACATGGCAGTTAGGGCTTGTGCGCGTGTAGCTGCTAATCGCAAGGTAGCCAAGCAGAAAGGTAAACCTGTTAAAAGATTTGCCCCAAGCAGCATGGACTGTGACAAAGACTTGTTTCGCTTCCGAGAACAAGACTGGACGGTAAGCCTTGCTACCGTTCACGGCAGAGAGCGAATTGAGCTGAAGTCCGGGAATTACCAAAGGGGAAAACTCAAAGGGAGAAACCCTACTTCTGCTCAACTGTGTAAGCATCGCGATGGTCAGTTCTACCTGCACATCCAAATTAAAGACGAAGCTCCCGACTCATCCGTGAAAGACTTGGTGATAGGTATCGACTTGGGACGCCGAGACATTGCAGTTACATCAGAGGGCAAAAAGTGGGACGGTTTGCACATTCAGTCAGTACGAGATAAGTTTTATCAAGTTAGGGCGTCTCTCCAGAAAAAAGCCTCGAAAGGCACGAGGACGACTCGGCGCAGATGTCGAGAAGTCTTGAAACGGCTGTCGGGACGGGAAAGACGCTACCAGCAATGGCTTAATCACAACATCTCCAAATCAGTGGTCAGACGAGCAGTTGAGTATAGTGCCTCTATTGCTATAGAAGACCTTACGGGAATTAGGGAGAGAACCAACGAGCAACCCAGAAGCAAGACGGAACGTAGACGCTCAAATTCATGGGCATTCTACCAACTGCGAATGTTCATTGAGTACAAAGCGCTTGGGGCAGGTGTTCAGGTTATCCCTATCTCCCCTCGCTACACCTCCCAAATGTGTCACAATTGCCTACACATTCACCCGGTAAAAGGAAAGTCTTACCGTAGTGGCAAGACTTTCAGGTGTGGGCATTGTGGTTGGCATGGAGATGCCGACTTTAATGGAGCCAATAATATTGCACTTGTGGGGCTGTCTATAAACCAGCCTGGAGGCACGGGGTTATCGTGCAAGCTAAGCCGAACTATTAAGTATGTTCAGCGTTCGACTGAGCGCTCACGCCGAAGTCTTAGCTTGTTCGATGACTGAGCGGGCTACTAAAAACCCAGACCTCAGCTCTTAGCAGGTCTGGGTAGTTTATCTAATTGGATTTCATCCTTCAGAGTGTTGGGATCAACTAGAAACGTGTTTTACTCTCAGAGAAGCTGTGGGACTGTTAAACTTGACGGGAATTGCCGTACAGGTAAACCGATTCCGAAAGTCAGGATTCAGTCACCCGTACAGCAGTTGGGTAGTGGTTGCGAGAAAAGTTATTGTGAAAGTTGATACGAAACCGTCAATTCAATTGGTTGAAGATGCCACCCAAGAACTCATAGATTGGGCAGCTACCATTGAACATTCAGACGCCACCTATTTTGAAAAAGCTCAAGCCATAGCCGGACGCTTGGGGGCGCATTACCGTCCCGATGGGTTAACCGAAATTGGCTTCTGGACACCCCGGTTATTGGCGCAGGTGATGCGGAAGATGGAAATCTATCTGGAAGTCTTAACCCCCCTTGAGCCGATTGATTGTCGGGCGGTTGAGCAAACCGTCTCCTTTCGTCGCGATCGCCTATTCTTGAAACAAGAAGGGGAATACCATTGGGGTGTGGTTGCTGGAATGCGCCCCGGAAACCGTGAGCAGATGGGATCATTCTACTGGCTGCGCTTTGTCGATCAGCAAGGGAACCTACAAGCGATTCGGGATACGATTCCCTATTCCATGCCTTATGGGGTGTTTGGACCGGCGGAACTGTATGATATGGCAAGCTTACAGCAAAAACGAGCCGATCTGGATTACTTCAAAGCCACCAGCGTCCGATCTGATCCCCTAACGCTTCCGCGTGTGCCAGCCCCCCGGAACATTTTACAGCTTCATATTGGCACCGCCTCTCAGGAGGGAACGGTTGAGGGATTAACCCGTATTTATCGCCAAATTGCTAGTAAATTAGCCGGCAATCTTCCCTTAACCCCAGCCGAAGAAAACTATGTGGGGTACGACTCGGTTCAGCTATTACCCATAGAACCCACGATTGAGTACCGAGACGAATACAGTCCAGAAAGTGAATTTTTTGTCTGTACGGCTGAAGAGGGAGATGATCTGCAAATTAAACTGACTAAACCCCATACCCAGGATTGGGGTTATGACGTGCCAATTTTGGGATCGAGTGCTACAAATGCAGCGCTTTTGGGTAGCTTGCGTCCTGATGAATTGGTAGACTTTATCGCCACCCTGCATAATTTTCCCACCGGTCCAATTCAAATTATCTATGACCTGGTGTATGGTCATGCAGATAACCAATCGGAGTTACTCCTGCATCGCCAGTTCCTCAAAGGTCCGAATATGTACGGTCAAGACTTGAACCATCAGTTACCGACGGTACGGGCAATGTTTTTGGAAATGCAGCGGCGTAAAATTAACACGGGCGCTGATGGGGTACGGATTGATGGGGGTCAAGATTTCCGCTTCTTTAATCCTCTGTCTGGACTGGTGGAATATGATGATGCCTATCTACTGGCGATGAGTGATGTGGTTCAGGATATTGAAGGGCATCAACGACTCTTATTCACCATTTTTGAAGATGGTCGTCCGTGGCCTGCTGAAGGATGGGAAGATATTTCGACGTACCGGGAATTAATTCACCTGAAACCGGAATCGTTCCAATGGGGACCCCTGATTTTTGCCCATAATACCCCAGCCTTACAAAAGTTTTGGGATCGCAAATGGCGACGGGTTTGTGAGGTGATCTTTGAAGGAGATCATTGGATCACGGGTTGTGGTAATCATGATACCGTGCGCCGAGGTAATCAAATTCCGCTAGATGCCCAGATTAATTGGAATTTAGGCAGTACGCTGCCAGAGGTGTTAAATAATGCTTATGATAACCCGGCGGTGACGCTGTGGGTGTATGGGTTCAGTCCCGGATTGCCCATGGACTTTATCAATGCGACAATGCACGCCCCGTGGATGTTTTTCCGCAATACCGATGAACGCTATGGGGTCAAGGTGGTTTCTGAGGAAATTGGGTTCTTGGATTGGCAAGTGACGCCCGAACTCTACGACGCACCGGAAAGTTTCAGTCGGTTGAAGTCCTTGGGATTTAGTCAGCTAGAGGAATTGCGGGAGTTTGGCAGGGCGCTGCAAGTTGCCATGACTGAAAAGGACTACAATCTCGCCGAAGTGGTTCAGGCTTGCCAGTTCTGTTTGGGAGACAATACGGATCAGTGTGATATTGAGCCGCTGAAAAAGTTGAATAAGCCAGAAATGGTGAATTTCTTGAAAGGGTTGACCCTTGAAAAGCTCAAGTCATTCGCGTTGATGTTCATGGAAGACTGTTACGAACTGTGTAATGTCTCTCACTATGAGGACAAGCTTGATGCAGCAAGAACAGAGTATAACCTGAGCTTGCGTCGTTTCCGCCATGCTCATCCCTGGTTAGGTCACAATTTAGCTGGAATTGATCGATTC harbors:
- the gghA gene encoding glucosylglycerol hydrolase, producing MKVDTKPSIQLVEDATQELIDWAATIEHSDATYFEKAQAIAGRLGAHYRPDGLTEIGFWTPRLLAQVMRKMEIYLEVLTPLEPIDCRAVEQTVSFRRDRLFLKQEGEYHWGVVAGMRPGNREQMGSFYWLRFVDQQGNLQAIRDTIPYSMPYGVFGPAELYDMASLQQKRADLDYFKATSVRSDPLTLPRVPAPRNILQLHIGTASQEGTVEGLTRIYRQIASKLAGNLPLTPAEENYVGYDSVQLLPIEPTIEYRDEYSPESEFFVCTAEEGDDLQIKLTKPHTQDWGYDVPILGSSATNAALLGSLRPDELVDFIATLHNFPTGPIQIIYDLVYGHADNQSELLLHRQFLKGPNMYGQDLNHQLPTVRAMFLEMQRRKINTGADGVRIDGGQDFRFFNPLSGLVEYDDAYLLAMSDVVQDIEGHQRLLFTIFEDGRPWPAEGWEDISTYRELIHLKPESFQWGPLIFAHNTPALQKFWDRKWRRVCEVIFEGDHWITGCGNHDTVRRGNQIPLDAQINWNLGSTLPEVLNNAYDNPAVTLWVYGFSPGLPMDFINATMHAPWMFFRNTDERYGVKVVSEEIGFLDWQVTPELYDAPESFSRLKSLGFSQLEELREFGRALQVAMTEKDYNLAEVVQACQFCLGDNTDQCDIEPLKKLNKPEMVNFLKGLTLEKLKSFALMFMEDCYELCNVSHYEDKLDAARTEYNLSLRRFRHAHPWLGHNLAGIDRFNKISDEERTVYYGVRSNPDDHDQQIAIVAHMGGEPIKVTVGDWLQLDMNEWQVAIASPGLDGGDRLADLRCFELADSQAVLLKRVAKPE
- a CDS encoding RNA-guided endonuclease InsQ/TnpB family protein — its product is MKQVLTIVVKLQPSPEQVAFLEATLQAFADACNYVNENTNPKLTNKIAIQSLVYQTIKKKFNLVANMAVRACARVAANRKVAKQKGKPVKRFAPSSMDCDKDLFRFREQDWTVSLATVHGRERIELKSGNYQRGKLKGRNPTSAQLCKHRDGQFYLHIQIKDEAPDSSVKDLVIGIDLGRRDIAVTSEGKKWDGLHIQSVRDKFYQVRASLQKKASKGTRTTRRRCREVLKRLSGRERRYQQWLNHNISKSVVRRAVEYSASIAIEDLTGIRERTNEQPRSKTERRRSNSWAFYQLRMFIEYKALGAGVQVIPISPRYTSQMCHNCLHIHPVKGKSYRSGKTFRCGHCGWHGDADFNGANNIALVGLSINQPGGTGLSCKLSRTIKYVQRSTERSRRSLSLFDD